In a genomic window of Halobiforma lacisalsi AJ5:
- the trxA gene encoding thioredoxin, whose product MATDAHSGSSGTSPDDPVHVDGGAHLDDVVDEHDVVLVDFYADWCGPCQMLEPVLERLASETDAVIAKVDVDENQPLAGEYGVRGVPTLLLFAGGNQVEQHVGALPADRLRNMIDEYTE is encoded by the coding sequence ATGGCAACTGATGCACACAGCGGATCGAGCGGTACGTCTCCGGACGACCCCGTCCACGTCGACGGCGGGGCACACCTCGACGACGTCGTCGACGAACACGACGTCGTCCTCGTGGACTTCTACGCCGACTGGTGTGGCCCCTGTCAGATGCTCGAGCCCGTCCTCGAGCGGCTGGCGAGCGAGACCGACGCCGTGATCGCGAAGGTCGACGTCGACGAGAACCAGCCCCTCGCCGGCGAGTACGGCGTCCGGGGGGTTCCGACCCTCCTGCTTTTCGCGGGAGGCAACCAGGTCGAACAGCACGTCGGCGCACTGCCGGCGGACCGACTGCGGAACATGATCGACGAGTACACCGAATGA